Genomic segment of Malania oleifera isolate guangnan ecotype guangnan chromosome 7, ASM2987363v1, whole genome shotgun sequence:
gtaggtcaatcttggagaagacctgcgTGCCCAGAAGTTGATCAAGTAAATCGTCGATCCTGGGtagtggatatttattctttatcgtcactttaTTCAGTtctcggtagtcaatgcacatccttatcgacccatccttcttcttcacaaataacaccgatgctccccaaggagaaacactaggtcgaatgtaccccttgtcaagcAGCTTTAGAAGctattctttcaactctcttagcTCAGCTAGAGCCATatgatatggagctttcgatataGGCGTCGTACCTGGAGCTAATTTTAtggcaaattccacctcacggTCTAGAGGTAATCCtggtaagtcctctggaaacacgtcagtGAACTCACGCACTACAGTAATCATCTCCAATTCCCATTCTTCTGttggcgtgtctttcacaaatgtcAGATATCCTTGGCACCCTTTAAGAAGTAGCCTCCTAGTTTGCATAACAAGAAGGATTCGTGGtgcagaatgcacacacgatctgAGGAACTGGAATTCCTGCTTTCCTGGCGgtctgaacaacacctccctcctatggcaatcaatactggcataactagaaaacaaccaatccattcctaaGATGATGTCAAAGCCATACATGTTGTATACCACAAGATCAACTGGTAGTATCCTCCCCTGTATTTCAATCGGGAAGTCCCGAACTACCTTGCTACACCCGACCATAGATCCAGACGGTGTAGCCACCACCACTTCATAATCTAACAATTGCacttctaatccacacaatttaacaaaacctcgagaaataaaagaatgtgttgccctggaatcaaataatactacagaTTTATGAGAAATTATGTAAATGATACCTATGACTATGTCACCTGCGTTCTCAGTGTCACCAGGAGTCAGAGAAAACACCCTAGCCTAGGCCGTACCCCACTACTGACTGCCACGCTGTGTTGGAGCATTACCCATGTATGGCTGCTGCAAGGTTCCACTATTCCTCTGCATCTAACAGTCTCTCATCTAatgtccttgtctaccacaccgTATACAGGCCCCCGTAGACAATCAATACTGCCCATGGTGAttcttaccacataaagagcaacaTTGAACATGCGCGATATTCTGCGAtgtaccaccactgttcttcttctaCTTACCCTGTCCTGCCCCAGACGAAGAATTAAGaggtgctggcctcttcttcgtaacCTGAACCTCTACATCCTCTAACAAACACTCCTTTGCTACCATGGCATTATAAACCAACATAGCAAAGTCCTATAACTGTAAAATCGCCATATGCTTACAGATCCCGCTCCTCAAACCCCTCTGAAACTTTcaggccttctttgcttcatcaggaatcacgaatggagcaaattGGGATAGCTTCTGGAATTTGGCAGCTTACTGCTGCACTGCTAACGATCCCTATGTCggattcatgaattcctccatcttcgcgttTCTAATTGTGGCTAGAAAATAAcattcaaagaagagctctttaaAACGAGCTCACGTCAACGCTATTGGCATCGGTCGGTGCTCTTCCATCTGTTTTATAGACACCtaccatctttcagcctccccTACCAACTTAaacgtggcgaaggtgactttctgcctcTTGATGCAGTTCAACAATCtaggatcttctcaatctcctggatccaattctcagcatgaACTGGATCTATACTGGCCATGAAAGTCGagggcttcaatctggtgaactactgaatggagcaacccaactcagtcgtatgacgatcctgccccctattTGTCCACACTACCTCAACTATAAGCTGCTGTGCGAAGTCACACAACACAGTAGTAGAGTCATTACCAGTCTCAGGgccagcaccctcactactactgccacctACGTTGGTagtgatatccctggattccatcctgaaaacatttacgagaatccattagaaagtAATAGCCTACCCATCACTACTATTATCATATTATAGACTCAATCCCTTAAATTCATATTTCCAATATtgacgtactccattaatttgacaATATCATTTGAACTTGAATTTCTCCCTTTTACGAGGAAACAAAACTGTCAATGGATTGTTGTGACTTTCTGAACCTttcgactgatccagaaaaaccCAGAAATCTATTGATGAATTTTCGTCTCCAAATATACAAAGCAAAATCCAAGGTCTTatccttatcctatactctggtatattctagactatcacAACTAGCAACTTCTAagtttagcacatatccctaaccaggtagcatgaatcaaatcatacttccgatTGGCTATGGgttctgataccaactgtaaagACCAGACCCTTTTtatggacccaggtgtcactcacttataCCAAATACATGTATCTattcaagatacgtaaacaacccgccctaaacagagacatacgggtataaatcatacataacttCGATGTAAATGTTGcgtaaaaacataaacatccattgggatttctatcagtcttataccagagtttactaatacatccacaattacataaaaccAGATATAGAATAAATCTAGTTATtccaaccctccaaaaaggactttcatctaggtttaatacaagattcaaatgcttacataagctaaccaaaaataatcccccagtccctttagctactaggaccggcATACTGATGGACtagaaaacaaaggttgtatgatagggtgagacacctctcagtaaggaagaaagagttacaacagtgtgtgactgcatatatacacattttcatacgaactcatacatttgaaacatttgtttataatactgtatcatataacatttatgtgcacatcaagtatttaaattatgcatatgattattagaacacctccaccttggtatgacaatttgcaTGTTTACCCAGTGGCATGGATTGTGCACTAattgcctctgacagtgtcctgttcgtgcagacaaagccgagcatcttttatgatcCGACCGCCCCCTTGTTTATTTTTACCAACaccttactaactcctcgcaggttaaccatctaatatacccatactgattttctgatgtatggttgcactgccagcatcggtacctaaccctaggagtttatttcaaccccgaactggagtatctttcaacccctttttctaaattttctttcaacttcttttggtcacaagttgtggttccagcatcatatatacaatttgtAGCAAAACAGTaacttgtgcaattccagtatttttcacaaattcagacaatcacattgggttcaaaccggcgcctttccactcagtttacccctttttgtttactaATTCAGTTCGGTGTGTCACCGGCCTTCGTTTTTCACATTCtcaatataacaaattggaacttcgttcctatatctatatcaatagtatagaaaaattcatacatttccatttcaacatattcaatataaaaatttggaactccgttcccataatctatatcaatagtatagaaaattcatacatttccatttcaacatattcaatataacaatttggaactccgttcccataatctatatcaatagtatagaaaattcatacatttccatttcaacatatatcacacaagtttaatccccaaacccgctaaatgatagaaatccagtaaacatcatttaaatgaataagtaaaggattTGAGCATCTCttactatagtataaatacaaataaatgatttCTGTAAAGCTTGGAGATCACACGTCGAAATcttcgtttttaccaaaaactgtAAAATCGTAAAATTGGCATTTCTACTCAGaagaatttagaaaataagcagttaaaatacataataacataaactagctttttagcggtttggtttttccaaaaatactaTTGAAATCAAATTCCTCTTACCTTACACTCAAAATGAAACTTTGTACGaacacggtccaaatcgacaacccgggaccctcaaaacctaaacaccacagaatataatcttactatattttctactactatccgaatatccaatcaaaactaaaatcagatccctacctcgatttttgggaaaaacccaaaaatctccaaaacgacgatccgatccgctaaaattgtaaagttttctcttctgatccacacAGTAcgctccgtttttggaaacggatgacgaacaacgaagaatcttagagagagagagagagagagagagagagagcttttgggagaaacttagctcttaagcaactcaaattggatatttatagggcctttgaccaagtccaattcgtcgatgagttggtgtcttcgtcgacgaatccgcctcacagctcgtcgacgaggctctgaatttcgtcaacgactgaaggacttcgtcaacgaacatgacccttcgtcgacgaacacaactTATACAGGTTTGGATCTCTACAATACATCCACTCTCTTAAGGCGCTAACCACCTTAAGGTTCCATCAATATCCAGTGAAACTTACAATTTCTTGCTTTCTGTGGAGGAAAGGATATCAAAACACCTTTTCCTTTGAGGGAGGAAAGGATATCAACAAATTCAAATACAACAAAAAGAATGATCCTCACAAGAACTAAAatacaagataaaataaaagaaaaagaaactctGAAGCAAGAGTTTTGGTATTTTCTTTATTTCAAGGGATATGAGCAAATCAAAATATTAGAGAGATATTTGTGAACAATATGATATACAAAATGTTAGCAATAGTTTCCTTTATGTTTCTTTAAGCTTagaatgcatatatatatatacatacataataaaaTTTGATTTCGTTTGGCTTCACTAAGCTTCTAGCTCTTATACACAATACAATGGCCCTTTTGCAATATGACACCACTAAGAGCAAAGTCAAATTCATCAATTTGTACCTCAATGGGCTTCATGATGTCCAAAAAAACAAGGAGTGGATCCCTCAACATGGTTTCCTATAATTTATCAAAAGCCCTTTGTACTCTCACATTTAATTCCACTTATAACATTTTTAGCAATTCTATTATCGAAGTGATAATTTTTGTGTACCACTTAAGAAATCTACAATAATAGTTGGAATGACCAAGAAAGGAGTGCAATTCTATCGCAGTTGTTGGAACCTTTAATCTTCGATGACCTTTACCTTCTCCAAAGTTTGTCCAGATTCATAACAATTAGTTAATCAAAGTGAAAAGAAGTTATATGTAACCTTCCATCATCAATAACTCACATTTGTATACCATATCATGCAAGTAATCTTCTACTCATCCCCTTTCACTATCCTCACTTGGTAAAAAGCCCAACCACAACTGCAATTTGCAAAGTGCTTTGCCTAGATAaactaatcaaataaaataaacaattagTGGCATGAGATACTTCTTCTCGAGTGACTTTGTTGACAATTTTGgcttttataatattttttcaaaaattgcgCTGACCCCAAACAATGCCTTAGAGGGTTGCCTATAACTTGCTTTTCAACTGGGCATAAAGTTATTTCCATTACTCAGCTATAATACCTGCATGCACACAAGTtttcatgtttatttatttatttatccactTATTGCATTATCATTTTATAATTACTAACTAATGCAAGCATAAGATTTCATTAATTAATAACTTAATTGTTAGAAATACAACTAAAAATAAATGGAATAAAATACATTATTTGAAACCTAATAAGTTGGTTTGACCATAATGCAAGGGGCTTCTTTGAAATAAGGCCATTGTGGGGGCTTATGTGAATTTTTGTAAGGCTTTTAAAGgaatcttaaaaaaataaaaaattattagccTCCGTTCGCTAGTACTTaggaaatttcttgaaatatttatcacttaaatataaatatcttttcaaaataaGTTATTTTGTGAATAGAGTAACTAGTTGCTTGCTAAAGATGGACATTAGATTTTTTTTCCCCCCATAATGAATATCTTGAAATCCTCATTAAACAAACCTTTTAAAAAGTAACTCTTATCTCTATATAACCAactcattttttttcaaatttttttgaaaataaaatctttaattaacaAGTGCTTTTTAAAGATTACTCTATCTTCATATGactacctttcaaaaaattacaaaatatcaCATCATCCGCTTAACTTTATCcctcaatttttaaatttcaagaaaaacaAGACTTGCATAGGTCCTCTATTGCTGACCCCAATGactattataatatttttttaatattaacagTTTATACATTTACTTTAAAAAAAACCCAAATATAATACTTTAAATTCttaatactttaaaaatattttaaaaatattaaattctcaTTTAATAAAGAGTAATTACTAAAATTCATTTTCCCATAGCAACTAGTTAGTAGTTACCATCGTTACCTCTTGAAAATTTTCAAGTGGTACGAAATCCAATGGTAAAAGCTCATTGCATAACTCCCTCCCTCATGCCGTAAATAATGCATTATTTTCTCCCAAACGGAAACGGATAATGGCATTTTTTGTTATTACGGTGAAAGAGGAAGAGCAAAAAAGTAAAAGGGTACATCCACGTGTCCGATGGCTTAGGGTCCCTTTTCTTGTCCGCTTCCGTTCTCCGTCTGGTCTGACTTCTACTCTGTCCTCTCTCACGTCTGCTCGTCGGCTAAAACCGGGAGACGAGAGAGGCGCAGAAGCTCTGTTCTTGGAGTGAAAGAGAGAATTGTGGGGCAAAATGGAGGGAAAATTGGATGAGAATTCTGCGGTCATTGAAGCAATTCTCAGAGAAGAATTGGAAAACAACGGTGGTTTTGAGGATCACAACAGTGGCTGGCAGACGGTGACGTATTCCAAGCGCAATCGGAAACGCTCGGAGAAGCCGCCGGAGGTATTAGCCGATCGCCCGAACGGCGGGACCGCTGGGGACAGCAACGGCGTGTTCTGGGCGATCGAGCAGCAGTCGGAGGAGCGGCGCCGCCGCGCGGAGGAGGCAAAGAAGGCGGCCGTCGTCGAACCCGTGGCTAGATCAAAGCAGGATTCCGATGGTGATGAGGATGATAGTGAGGGGGAGGCTTCTGGTGACGTGGACAATGGTGGTGCTGAGGTGAAGAAGCCGAAGGCGAAGAAACCGAAGAAGCCGAAGGTGACGGTGGGCGAGGCGGCTGCGAAGATTGATCCCGATGGCCTTGCTTTTTTCCTCGCTGAGATATCGGTGAgagcttcaattctttcaatttcgGTGGTTTGTGTCGCTTTTGTTTGTTCTGATCTGTTGATTTAATTGATTAGGTCCCATTTTTCTTTCTCTGTGTTGTTTTGTTTAGGAATCATATGGGGCACAGCATGATATCCAGCTCATGCGATTCGCAGATTACTTTGGTCGTGCATTTTCTTCTGTGAGTGGGGCACAATTCCCTTGGATGAAGACATTGAAGGAGTCCTCTGTTGCCAAGATGGTCGATGTGAGTATATGTTGTATCATTTCATAGGTCTGCCTTTTTTTAGCAGGTAAATGTTAAAGCTTTAATCTTTTTGTCGTGAACTATCTGTTTCATTGAAATTGTGAACAATCTGTGCCGAAAAGAGTTTGGGTGTCTCGTTAAGAAGTCTCATAAGATGAATTCGATTATTGTATTCTCTGTTTCGTGCATGCATGTGAGTTTTATGTTTTGATGTAACAGGAGTTTTCAATTCCTTTCAATTCTTATAGCTGTGGTGATTTTGTTTaaataacattttaatatttGACTTTTAATGATTTGAGTAATGCTAATAAAACTGCGAATTCAGGTAAGGATCCAAATCACATGCTTGATGCGATTAATTTTTGTACATTATATGACATCCATCCCATTATTGATTTTCATCTTCATTAGGATCCTCTCTGAGATATCTACTTTTCTCTTTATATTTTGAACTATCTTATTGACTTGTTTGCCATatcttttgattttatgaaagTCCTGGTACAGGTTTGATCTTTGATTGTATTGTTCTACCAGGATTCTGTCTGCATTATAACTATTCTAGTAATTTTATAGAACAGTGGTATCACTTCGTTCGCTATATCTTTTGATTTGATGGGGCATCTAGTGGTTGATTATTCAGAATTTTGTATAGATTGAATAATTGTTCTAGTTGCCATACAGATCCCACTTTCACACTTACCTGAAGCTGTTTATAAGACATCAGTTGACTGGATCAGCAAACGTTCATTTGAAGCACTTGGTCCCTTTGTGTTATGGTCATTGGATGGCATTCTTGCTGACCTAGCAAGCCATCAAGGCCCTGCCAAGGGATCCAAAAAGGTGGTTCAACAAATGCCATCAAAGTCTCAGGTGATCATCTATCACATGCTTTTTATATGTAGTGTCATCATATATATAGAGTGCATGTATGTATTTGTGTGGTTAGTTTTGAGCTGCAGTTGAGTTTGATGTAATTTTGATGTACCTCCAGCAGGACCAGCACTTTGTGTGTCGTAAAAGTGTTGGGGGAATAAGCTAAATGTGTAGATTTTAAGTGCAATGATACATAGATGTTTCCGACCAAAATTAGAGACTACTATAAATTGATATAAAAAAACCTGAAGAAGATTTTACACAAGGAGAAAAGGTCAAATATATACTATCTTGTAGTTTATGTATGTCCTCATCTGCAACAACTATAGCTCTCTTGCATGCTAAAACCacttgttgagaattccacttgtgagtttatctcacattggaaaatttgagtaaatgatgggtgcttatatatatagttgggcccaagatccaataggcttaaacttttgggtcaagttggtgttcacccaatTAAGTCCACACATGGGCTTTTCCGgtaataagtggtatcagagctgacggTTCGTAATTCTAGGTCAGCGACATTGTAAAAGGTcgagacgtgaagctaattcttCTGACATGCTAacaattggaggaccaagtgtgtgtaGATCATCTAGGTTGGGGATGGATTCGAATAGGGttaagacgtgagaggtaggattggttcggaggcacgtggaatgtaATTCGAGACATGTAAGACGCCAGtagtaagacccacttgagcaactgttggggaattgagcttactcccataagggagacggtttccattcaaggggtagcagttggaactcacaagtgagggaaaaattgttgagaattccacttgtaagtttatcttacattggaaaatttgagtgaatgatggatgcttatatacatggttggacccaagacccaataggtttaagcttttgggtcaagttggtgtttacccatgtgtatcaagttcacccatgggctcctccggtaaCACCGCTAACATACATATAAAGATGCCCTTGACAAGGAAAGAATGTTTCCAACTTTCCATTCCCACAGTGAAAAGTCTTTTCAATCacttacaaataataataaaggcaaGGACTAATATTACTGGATGCCCAGATAATATCTACATGTTATTGTACTTCATTTTGAATAGTTTGAAGTGCATGGGTAAAAGAATTTGAGTAAATTTTGATCTATTTTCAAAGTGTAGTTTGGTGGTAAGAGATGTACACTTATGTATATCTTGTTATGGATTCAGATGATCATTGAAATTTTGATAGGGTGTTTAATAATAAAGATCATTTGATGGAGTAAACTGTTAATTATTTCCTGCATCATTTCAGCTTATATTGAGATCCTATGAAATCAATGTAGTAATTATCTGAACAGGTGCTGAAGCAATTGTCTGAAAAATTTCTATTCCTTCTGGTAAACTATTATATAAACTGAGAAATGGCGCATACTTTTTTaatgatattcaaaaattttcctttttattttgttAATGAGAAATCTGGTAATTTTTCAGCTCAAGGAAGCAGTCTTCTTTGATTTGGTTGCAGGACCTACATATTAGAATGAACTATGAGAAAATGTGTTGAGGGAATGGATTCAAGGAGAATTTAACTGAAGCTTTTAAGTATTTTTTCCCAGAAGaagtttttattaaaataaaacattACAACAAAAAACTCATTTGAAATGCTCATTAATCTTTGCTTATATATATCATCTGATTTTTCCACATCACATTTTATCTTGACGAATAAACTTGTGAATAATCGCTGTGATAGGAAGATCACTTCTGGTGTTTTTCTTGTCAGCTTTACTGCCCACAGAACCTTAGCTTGTAACCCTAGAGCCTAATTAAGTCACATACTGTTAAAGGAGTCGGTGTATTTCAAATTTTCGACTATGTGACActaaatattattatgttagtaaCTTAATATCTGTGACAcatatgatttattttattatagCTTTTTTGTATAGTTAGTTATAGATTACACCCTTGTCAAGATTTAAGCTTTTTCATATATAGTTTGTAATTAGTAAATAACATTATTTGTCATTAAATAAATGCTACTGAGAGAACTTGATTTTGTGCTTCACTTTTTAAGTCCTTTGGTGTTCAACACCTTTGAGAATGTGGTGCTATTAATTATTATCCTTGTCAATAGTCAAAACAACATACTAAAATTTTTCTGATATTTGTTGTATGTTTTATGATAAATTGATTATAAATCAAACCTTGATGGTGCTTAGTTTTCTTGTCACATCAAAACTTGTGCCCTTTGGAAAAAGTTTCTTGAAGTGGGTGCTAATTTTCTTGTTTATTCCTTATTTTAATCATAAGCTTAGTATACATCTCTTTTTACCGTACGTCACTATATTGGTCTTCTTTAGTGATGGAATACTGGTGGGGTTTAAAAGATGAAGTCACGTATGGGGATTAATAAAGTAATGAGTTTTTTCATATTCTATAAAGTTTATGATGATTTGGTATTTGCATTTgtattaattaattcaatttggAAGGCATCTTAttaaatttagaattgaatgtgTATAATTCaagtcttttttatttctttcttttttttcttaaagaGATACTAATGTCTCCTGTGGGTGATCAAAAGATGACATCCCACTTTTGTCTTTTTTTAATATCAATGGTTTAATGCCCTAACCTTTTTCTAATATtactgcatttttttttttcgagaAGGTTCGTTTGTCAGTGCTTCCTGGCTGACATTGGCATAATTGTTTTGGATTGGCAAAACACATGAAGTAACACCAACAGTGTATTTGTCACATTTTATCTTCTGCTTCTTACGTTCATTGgaacataaaaatttaaaatctgtgACCTCATGTACTTGAACAGTTGTAGAGCCATGCTGCCTATTTTTGCAGTCCTCAAACCTATCCTCCTTTAagaaatataattatttattccTCATTTTTTGTTATCTCTGGTTTCATAAATTGATAATATTATGGGATCCCTagggtttttttttgttttttcaattgTGCAATGCATGATGAAATGACTCagaatttttcttaattcttaGTCCTCCATTGTGCATTAATGCTGTGGATTATCAATGCGATGTCTATGAAAAATGGTATGGTGATAATATTATATAGTCAAATAAGGTATTTCATTCACATGCCAAAGAATTATTGAGTAGTTGTCTTAGATCATATGACATATTTTCGACAGTCTACATCTTTCTTTATGCTTGGATTCTTTATTGCAGAACAATAAAGTTCTTTTTCAACATTTTGTATTTCATGAACAATACATTGTCTGACAGCTGTGGAGTAACTGAAGCAAAATTGGTGGTCTAATATTCATATTGTAGGTTGCCATATTTGTTGTTTTGGCAATGGTATTGAGAAGAAAGCCGGATGTGTTGATCAGTCTTGTGCCCTTGATGAAGGAGAACCCGAAATATCAAGGACAAGATAAGCTTCCGGTGATAGTATGGGTGATTGCACAGGTGATACCAGCAAAAGAATCAGTAGTATATTGCAAGTACAGGTTTTTGAGGGATTCAAACTATTGTCTCAAATAGGTTTTCTATACTGagattgaattttgatttgtgtaGGCCTGCCAAGGAGATTTGACTGTAGGTTTGTACATGTGGGTTCGCATTCTATTGCCTATACTGAGTAGCAAATCAAGTTCTAATCCACAGTCAAGAGACTTAATTTTACAGTTGGCGGAGAGGTTGTGATGAAATTAAATTCATGTCATgtaattacaaaattatttttggatCTATAATATTGGATATTCCTTATTGCAGAATTCTTTCCCTCCCAAAGGCTCGCCCTATTTTATTAAATGGCAGTGTCAAGAAAGGTGAGCGCCTAGTGCCACCGTCAGCTCTTGAGCTTCTGATGAGAATCTCCTTCACAGCACCTTCTGCTCGAGTTAAGGTGCGTAGAATTAGGTGACACTTGCAGTATCTTTCAACACGTCAATTAGTTATCTTGATGGAACCTTGTTTCTGAAGATTGTGTGTATTTTGTTCAGGCCACAGAAAGGTTTCAAGCTGTGTATCCCACCTTAAAGGATGTGGCCCTTGCTGGTACCCCTGGAAGCAAAACAATGAAGCTACTTTCGCTGCAGATATTTCCGTTTGCCATCAAAGCTGCTGGAGAGGGTAATGTG
This window contains:
- the LOC131159515 gene encoding uncharacterized protein LOC131159515, which encodes MEGKLDENSAVIEAILREELENNGGFEDHNSGWQTVTYSKRNRKRSEKPPEVLADRPNGGTAGDSNGVFWAIEQQSEERRRRAEEAKKAAVVEPVARSKQDSDGDEDDSEGEASGDVDNGGAEVKKPKAKKPKKPKVTVGEAAAKIDPDGLAFFLAEISESYGAQHDIQLMRFADYFGRAFSSVSGAQFPWMKTLKESSVAKMVDIPLSHLPEAVYKTSVDWISKRSFEALGPFVLWSLDGILADLASHQGPAKGSKKVVQQMPSKSQVAIFVVLAMVLRRKPDVLISLVPLMKENPKYQGQDKLPVIVWVIAQACQGDLTVGLYMWVRILLPILSSKSSSNPQSRDLILQLAERILSLPKARPILLNGSVKKGERLVPPSALELLMRISFTAPSARVKATERFQAVYPTLKDVALAGTPGSKTMKLLSLQIFPFAIKAAGEGLTDLSKEAGDICIWCLTQNPSCYKQWDNIYLDNLEASVVILRKLSDGWKGYSRHHALDVVRETLKSFRQKNEKALATVEDTSRQKSLKDVDRSCKAILAQLSRGNTCLKSAVFVSAALAVGAVLVSQNMQPGDLQKFYEMFWH